The following proteins are co-located in the Fundidesulfovibrio soli genome:
- a CDS encoding elongation factor G translates to MLDVLKNQRTYALVGHGGCGKTSVAEMLLYVAGATPKLGKIEDGTTVLDTEPEEIKRRGSVQPGFATFQWNKNRHFLVDTPGDLSFNGDLGYILASVDAVIFVVDAVDGVKPLTKKLWQEVSKFRLPTIFLITKMDRDRADYDMALNGIRNQLGVKPFLQNIPIGKADTFAGVVNIVENKGYAFDSSGKMSEIAVPADMQDEVDGLRESMMEEIAVCDETLMERYLEDPSSVSLDDLVAATRKAVVCSELYPVMVASGLKCMGGQRILQAAQLFFPSPLDVPVGQKMVEAEDGSLHPVSPDAPPACFVFKTLFDQFAGQLSIMRVLTGTVTPEASLLNVRSSAKERFSSMLFMLGKDTQPCKEPVGPGGIIAVAKLKETKTGDTLCEEKHAFAMLRPKLPEPMISYALAPAEKGDEDKVYQAMSKLLDEDVTLRLTRNEETGDMLLSGMGQSHVENAVERAKRRYKANPVLKAPTIPYRETLKGKAEVQGRHKKQTGGRGQFGDCWIRMEGGARGAGYEFVDAIVGGSIPRQYIPAVDKGVQEAAHRGVLAGFPVVDFKVELFDGSFHTVDSSEMAFKIAGSLAFKAACEKMKMVLLEPIALVSVSIPDEFMGDVIGDLSSRRGKVLGSDSTAGVTEVQAHVPMSEMQEYAKALGSMTGGQGAFTMAFDHYEDAPPPVTEKVVAEYKAKRAKEE, encoded by the coding sequence ATGCTTGACGTTCTGAAAAACCAGCGGACCTACGCTTTGGTCGGCCACGGAGGGTGCGGCAAAACCTCCGTGGCCGAAATGCTTCTGTACGTCGCGGGAGCGACGCCGAAGCTGGGCAAGATCGAGGACGGCACCACCGTGCTCGACACGGAGCCCGAGGAGATCAAACGGCGCGGCTCCGTCCAGCCCGGCTTCGCCACGTTCCAGTGGAACAAGAACCGGCACTTCCTCGTCGACACCCCGGGCGACCTCTCCTTCAACGGCGACCTGGGCTACATCCTGGCCAGCGTGGACGCCGTCATCTTCGTGGTGGACGCCGTGGACGGCGTGAAGCCGCTGACCAAGAAGCTCTGGCAGGAGGTCTCCAAGTTCCGCCTGCCCACAATATTCCTCATCACCAAGATGGACCGCGACCGCGCCGACTACGACATGGCCTTGAACGGCATCCGCAACCAGCTCGGCGTGAAGCCCTTCCTGCAGAACATCCCCATCGGCAAGGCCGACACCTTCGCCGGCGTGGTGAACATCGTGGAGAACAAGGGCTACGCCTTCGACTCCAGCGGCAAGATGAGCGAGATCGCCGTCCCCGCCGACATGCAGGACGAAGTGGACGGGCTGCGCGAATCCATGATGGAGGAGATCGCCGTCTGCGACGAGACCCTCATGGAACGCTACCTGGAGGACCCCTCCAGCGTCTCCCTGGACGACCTGGTTGCGGCCACCCGCAAGGCCGTGGTCTGCTCCGAGCTGTATCCCGTGATGGTCGCCTCGGGCCTCAAGTGCATGGGCGGCCAGCGTATTCTGCAGGCCGCGCAGCTGTTCTTCCCCTCCCCCCTGGACGTTCCCGTGGGCCAGAAGATGGTGGAGGCCGAGGACGGCTCGCTGCACCCCGTCTCGCCGGATGCGCCTCCGGCCTGCTTCGTGTTCAAGACCCTGTTCGACCAGTTCGCGGGCCAGCTCTCCATCATGCGCGTGCTCACCGGCACCGTCACCCCGGAGGCCAGCCTGCTCAACGTCCGCTCCTCCGCCAAGGAGCGCTTCAGCTCCATGCTCTTCATGCTCGGCAAGGACACCCAGCCCTGCAAGGAGCCCGTAGGCCCCGGCGGCATCATCGCCGTGGCCAAGCTCAAGGAGACCAAGACCGGCGACACCCTCTGCGAGGAGAAGCACGCCTTCGCCATGCTCAGGCCCAAGCTGCCCGAGCCCATGATCTCCTACGCGCTGGCCCCGGCCGAGAAGGGCGACGAGGACAAGGTCTACCAGGCCATGTCCAAGCTCCTGGACGAGGACGTCACCCTGCGCCTGACCCGCAACGAGGAAACCGGCGACATGCTGCTCTCGGGCATGGGCCAGTCCCACGTGGAGAACGCCGTGGAGCGCGCCAAGCGCCGCTACAAGGCCAACCCGGTGCTCAAGGCCCCCACCATCCCCTACCGCGAGACCCTCAAGGGCAAGGCCGAGGTGCAGGGCCGCCACAAGAAGCAGACCGGCGGGCGCGGCCAGTTCGGCGACTGCTGGATCAGGATGGAAGGCGGCGCGCGCGGCGCGGGGTACGAGTTCGTGGACGCCATCGTGGGCGGCTCCATCCCCCGGCAGTACATCCCCGCGGTGGACAAGGGCGTGCAGGAGGCCGCGCATCGCGGCGTGCTTGCGGGCTTCCCCGTGGTGGACTTCAAGGTGGAGCTGTTCGACGGCTCCTTCCACACGGTGGACTCCTCGGAAATGGCCTTCAAGATCGCGGGTTCCCTGGCCTTCAAGGCCGCCTGCGAGAAGATGAAGATGGTGCTGCTGGAGCCCATCGCCCTGGTGAGCGTTTCCATTCCGGACGAGTTCATGGGCGACGTCATCGGCGACCTCTCCAGCCGCCGGGGCAAGGTGCTGGGCTCCGACTCCACCGCGGGCGTCACCGAGGTGCAGGCCCACGTGCCCATGAGCGAGATGCAGGAGTACGCCAAGGCCCTGGGCTCCATGACCGGCGGCCAGGGGGCCTTCACCATGGCCTTCGACCACTACGAGGACGCACCGCCCCCGGTGACCGAGAAGGTGGTGGCCGAGTACAAGGCCAAGAGGGCGAAAGAGGAGTAG
- a CDS encoding right-handed parallel beta-helix repeat-containing protein, which translates to MRRKLSLCAIFMFLMFSASSAFSQAEFYVATAIPPGVGTKIKSLPYTISSPGLYYLGSNLAFPSGMYAVNIQSDGVTLDLMGFEISGNSQSIGIYANGNNITIRNGTIRAHSVGITTYQGKKNLRVSNVRCAQNWTGLDLSACESVQVTSCDSSENTLYGLAMSSGLVSGCTFNHNACGVFALGAANLLGNTTTNNTGYGVEINTDANVLIDRHLAYNNAFTNFATHTSGAITWGLNAGR; encoded by the coding sequence ATGCGGCGCAAACTCTCCCTCTGTGCGATTTTCATGTTTTTAATGTTCTCGGCCTCTTCCGCGTTTTCCCAGGCCGAATTCTACGTGGCGACGGCCATCCCTCCGGGCGTCGGGACCAAGATCAAGAGCCTGCCCTACACCATCAGCAGCCCAGGCCTGTACTACCTCGGCTCAAACCTTGCGTTCCCGAGCGGAATGTACGCAGTCAATATTCAATCGGACGGCGTCACCCTCGACCTCATGGGCTTTGAAATCTCAGGCAACAGCCAGTCGATTGGCATCTACGCCAATGGAAACAACATCACCATAAGGAACGGCACAATACGTGCCCACAGCGTGGGGATCACCACATACCAAGGCAAAAAAAACCTCCGCGTCAGCAACGTGAGATGTGCACAAAACTGGACAGGCCTAGACTTGAGCGCCTGTGAAAGCGTTCAGGTGACATCATGTGACTCATCGGAAAACACCCTGTACGGTCTTGCAATGAGCTCAGGCCTTGTCTCTGGATGCACATTCAACCACAACGCCTGCGGCGTTTTTGCGCTCGGGGCGGCCAACCTTCTGGGCAACACCACGACTAACAACACGGGATATGGAGTTGAAATCAACACGGACGCCAATGTCCTGATCGACAGGCACCTGGCGTACAACAACGCTTTCACCAATTTCGCCACCCACACTTCCGGCGCGATAACCTGGGGCTTGAACGCCGGGCGTTGA
- a CDS encoding LysR family transcriptional regulator: MELSDLQAFQAVAQCGGVTQAAQRLNKVQSGVSARIKNLERELGVELFARQGRGMVLTANGRSLLDYADKILLLAREAVASVTGQAPSGRFRLGAMESTSASRLPQLLGAFHTRYPEVALELTTGTSADLARAVREFGLDAAFVSEPVHGEGLEKRPAYREELVLVAASTQPALTSPERLGSLALLVFSHGCAYRKRLEDWAASGGKAPRTVELGSYQTMLGCAASGMGVAIMPRSVTGLLAGTAGVSVHELPPEISRVRTSLVWRKGDRTGAVRALAAMLDEQEDCTPLAGIPVSSID, from the coding sequence ATGGAGCTGAGCGACCTTCAGGCGTTCCAGGCCGTGGCCCAGTGCGGGGGCGTGACCCAGGCGGCGCAGCGGCTGAACAAGGTGCAGTCCGGCGTATCGGCGCGCATCAAGAACCTGGAGCGCGAGCTCGGCGTGGAGCTGTTCGCCCGCCAGGGGCGCGGCATGGTCCTGACGGCCAATGGCCGCTCCCTGCTGGACTACGCGGACAAGATTCTGCTGCTGGCCCGTGAGGCCGTGGCAAGCGTCACCGGGCAGGCCCCGTCCGGGCGGTTCCGGCTGGGCGCCATGGAGAGCACCTCCGCCTCGCGCCTGCCCCAGCTGCTGGGCGCCTTCCACACCCGCTATCCCGAGGTGGCCCTGGAGCTCACCACGGGCACCTCTGCCGACCTGGCTCGCGCCGTGCGGGAGTTCGGGCTGGACGCGGCCTTCGTCAGCGAACCCGTCCACGGCGAGGGGCTGGAGAAGCGCCCGGCCTACCGTGAGGAGCTAGTGCTGGTGGCCGCCAGCACGCAGCCCGCGCTGACATCGCCCGAGCGGCTGGGGTCGCTGGCGCTGCTGGTCTTCAGCCACGGCTGCGCCTACCGCAAGCGCCTTGAGGATTGGGCCGCCAGCGGCGGCAAGGCCCCGCGCACGGTGGAGCTTGGCTCCTACCAGACCATGCTCGGCTGCGCGGCCTCCGGCATGGGCGTGGCCATCATGCCGCGCTCGGTCACTGGGCTGCTGGCTGGCACGGCGGGCGTGAGCGTGCACGAACTGCCGCCGGAAATATCCCGGGTGCGGACCTCGCTGGTGTGGCGCAAGGGCGACCGGACAGGCGCGGTCAGGGCGCTGGCCGCCATGCTGGACGAGCAGGAGGATTGCACACCGTTGGCCGGAATTCCTGTTTCCTCCATTGACTAA
- a CDS encoding DMT family transporter: MWYGLAAVGFWSAFMLVSRLGLTGESPVTVYDMLALRLATASLVLAPFSRGLGRAEWTSWRLWTLALIGGLAYGLLVYGGFKLAPATHGAVLFPGILPFETALLGWWLLGKRPAGAQWGGYGLIALGVGLMAREAFAGGEHLAGDALLVGCSLSWAVYAVLAKRWNLEPWLLTRFLALAPAVLYLPVYALFLPKNLGAASPLWLAGQGLYHGAVTTVVVMWLYLRAQARLGPARLGALMALVPALSGGLAALLLGEDMTPALAAVLACVSAGAWLAARNQPQQEEAKCPT; encoded by the coding sequence ATGTGGTACGGCCTGGCGGCGGTCGGGTTCTGGTCGGCGTTCATGCTGGTGAGCCGGCTCGGCCTGACCGGCGAGTCGCCCGTGACGGTCTACGACATGCTGGCCCTGCGCCTGGCAACGGCGTCGCTGGTGCTGGCGCCGTTCAGCCGGGGGCTGGGCCGGGCCGAGTGGACGTCCTGGAGGCTGTGGACGCTGGCGCTCATCGGCGGGCTGGCCTACGGCCTGCTGGTGTACGGCGGCTTCAAGCTGGCCCCGGCCACCCACGGGGCGGTGCTGTTCCCGGGTATCCTGCCCTTCGAGACGGCCCTGCTCGGCTGGTGGCTGCTGGGCAAACGGCCCGCCGGGGCGCAGTGGGGCGGCTACGGGCTCATCGCCCTGGGGGTGGGGCTCATGGCCAGGGAGGCGTTCGCGGGCGGGGAGCATCTCGCGGGCGACGCGCTGCTTGTGGGCTGCTCGCTCAGCTGGGCGGTCTACGCCGTGCTGGCCAAACGCTGGAACCTGGAGCCCTGGCTGCTCACGCGGTTTCTGGCGCTTGCGCCCGCGGTGCTGTATCTGCCTGTGTACGCCCTGTTTCTGCCCAAGAACCTGGGCGCGGCTTCGCCGCTGTGGCTGGCGGGGCAGGGCCTGTACCACGGCGCGGTGACCACCGTGGTGGTGATGTGGCTGTACCTGCGAGCCCAGGCCCGGCTCGGCCCGGCCCGCCTGGGGGCGCTGATGGCCCTGGTGCCCGCGCTTTCGGGCGGCCTGGCCGCGCTGCTGCTGGGCGAGGACATGACCCCGGCCCTGGCCGCCGTCCTGGCCTGCGTCAGCGCCGGGGCCTGGCTGGCCGCGAGAAATCAACCCCAACAGGAGGAGGCGAAATGCCCTACGTGA
- a CDS encoding ABC transporter ATP-binding protein/permease has translation MKRRLDFIKDIWRIARPYWFSEDRWAGRGLLAVIVAMSLTLVFITVLLNKWNNAFYDTLQNRDLDGFYHQLGIFAALAAAYIVVAVYQLYLNQMLQIRWRRWLTDAFLTRWLEGKVYYTVQMRGGATDNPDQRIADDIHSFVNQTLALTLGLLESVVTLVSFVGILWGLSGDFSLNLAGGDWVIPGYMVWVALGYAILGTWLTKRVGKPLIALNYNQQRYEADFRFSLVRLRENVEGVALYRGEQGEAAIFRSRFGRVVENWWAIMKRRKMLSWLTNGYAQVAVIFPFMAAAPRYFSGAIQLGGLMQTASAFGRVQGALSWFVDAYTELASWKATVDRLTTFGQAMEQARADMAAPGALKPAQGREELLRVRGLELDLPDAQPLLAGIDLTLAPGQTLLVSGPSGCGKSTLLRAMAGLWPFGRGGIELPASGRAAFLPQKPYLPMGTLRAVACYPAAEGVGDEAIREALTACGLPHLAGRLDEETYWAQELSPGEQQRLAFARLLLQAPDWIFMDEATSAMDEPGERALYALLRQRLPRSAVVSVGHRSTLEAFHGLRLAMSAGRPGAATLTPIAAAG, from the coding sequence ATGAAGAGACGCCTCGATTTCATCAAGGACATCTGGCGCATCGCCCGCCCCTACTGGTTCTCGGAGGACCGCTGGGCCGGGCGCGGCCTGCTGGCAGTCATCGTGGCCATGAGCCTGACCCTGGTGTTCATCACCGTGCTGCTCAACAAGTGGAACAACGCCTTCTACGACACCCTCCAGAACCGCGACCTGGACGGCTTCTACCACCAGTTGGGCATCTTCGCCGCCCTGGCGGCCGCCTACATCGTGGTGGCGGTGTACCAGCTCTACCTGAACCAGATGCTCCAGATCCGCTGGCGGCGCTGGCTCACGGACGCCTTCCTCACGCGCTGGCTGGAGGGCAAGGTCTACTACACCGTGCAGATGCGCGGCGGCGCCACCGACAACCCGGACCAGCGCATCGCCGACGACATCCACAGCTTCGTGAACCAGACCCTGGCGCTCACCCTGGGCCTGCTTGAGTCAGTGGTCACGCTGGTCAGCTTCGTGGGCATACTCTGGGGCCTCTCGGGCGACTTCAGCCTGAACCTGGCCGGCGGCGACTGGGTGATCCCGGGCTACATGGTCTGGGTGGCGCTGGGCTACGCGATCCTGGGCACCTGGCTGACCAAGCGCGTGGGCAAGCCGCTCATCGCCCTCAACTACAACCAGCAGCGCTACGAGGCGGATTTCCGCTTCAGCCTGGTGCGTCTGCGCGAGAACGTGGAGGGCGTGGCCCTCTACCGGGGCGAACAGGGCGAGGCCGCCATCTTCCGCAGCCGCTTCGGGCGCGTGGTGGAGAACTGGTGGGCCATCATGAAGCGGCGCAAGATGCTCAGCTGGCTGACCAACGGCTACGCCCAGGTGGCGGTGATCTTCCCGTTCATGGCCGCCGCGCCGCGCTATTTCTCCGGGGCCATCCAGCTGGGCGGGCTCATGCAGACAGCCTCGGCCTTCGGAAGGGTCCAGGGGGCCTTGAGCTGGTTCGTGGACGCCTACACGGAGCTGGCCTCCTGGAAGGCCACCGTGGACCGCCTGACCACCTTCGGCCAGGCCATGGAGCAGGCCCGGGCGGACATGGCGGCCCCGGGCGCGCTGAAGCCCGCGCAAGGCCGCGAGGAGCTTCTGCGGGTGCGCGGCCTGGAGCTGGACCTGCCCGATGCGCAGCCCCTGCTCGCGGGCATCGACCTGACGCTCGCCCCCGGACAGACCTTGCTGGTCAGCGGCCCCAGCGGCTGCGGCAAGAGCACCCTGCTGCGTGCCATGGCCGGGCTGTGGCCCTTCGGGCGCGGCGGGATCGAGCTGCCCGCCTCGGGCCGCGCGGCCTTCCTGCCCCAGAAGCCCTACCTGCCCATGGGCACGCTGCGCGCCGTGGCCTGCTACCCGGCCGCGGAGGGCGTGGGCGACGAGGCCATCAGGGAGGCCCTGACAGCCTGCGGCCTGCCGCACCTGGCCGGGCGGCTGGACGAGGAGACCTACTGGGCACAGGAACTCTCCCCCGGCGAGCAGCAGCGCCTAGCCTTCGCCCGGCTGCTGCTCCAGGCCCCGGACTGGATCTTCATGGACGAGGCCACCTCGGCCATGGACGAACCCGGGGAGCGCGCCCTCTACGCCCTGTTGCGCCAGCGCCTGCCACGCTCGGCCGTGGTCAGCGTGGGGCACCGCAGCACCCTGGAGGCCTTCCACGGCCTGCGCCTGGCCATGAGCGCGGGCAGGCCCGGGGCCGCTACGCTGACGCCCATCGCGGCTGCGGGATGA
- a CDS encoding Spy/CpxP family protein refolding chaperone, whose protein sequence is MNHRTRTITLRPFAAALPLLAVLLLCLAPMARAQQDQPQGSQPAAQPKAQGKPKGERGGYNNPEAVEQRIAELRTKLAITPAQEAAWDDLAKVMRDNGAKMRASIDKWRDQRTSRSAVENLKLHAEMAEEHAQAMRGLIPVFEKLYNMLSAEQKKIADESFSQRMGRGKKKGG, encoded by the coding sequence ATGAACCACCGCACCAGAACCATCACCTTGCGTCCCTTCGCGGCCGCGCTGCCGCTGCTGGCCGTCCTTCTGCTCTGTCTCGCGCCCATGGCCCGGGCGCAGCAGGACCAGCCCCAGGGCTCCCAGCCCGCCGCCCAACCCAAGGCCCAGGGCAAGCCCAAGGGCGAACGGGGCGGCTACAACAACCCCGAAGCCGTGGAGCAGCGCATCGCGGAACTGCGGACAAAGCTCGCCATCACTCCTGCCCAGGAGGCCGCCTGGGACGACCTGGCCAAGGTCATGCGCGACAACGGGGCCAAGATGCGCGCCAGCATCGACAAATGGCGGGATCAGCGCACCTCCAGGAGCGCCGTGGAGAACCTCAAGCTCCACGCCGAGATGGCGGAGGAGCACGCCCAGGCCATGCGCGGGCTGATCCCCGTGTTCGAGAAGCTCTACAACATGCTTTCAGCTGAGCAGAAGAAGATCGCGGACGAGTCCTTCTCCCAGCGGATGGGCCGGGGCAAGAAGAAGGGTGGATGA
- a CDS encoding tautomerase family protein, protein MPYVNIKITQEGASPEAKAKLIEGVTNLLRDVLGKNPQTTVVVIEEVPTDNWGIGGETVTVRRKRGS, encoded by the coding sequence ATGCCCTACGTGAACATCAAGATCACCCAGGAAGGGGCCTCGCCCGAGGCCAAGGCCAAGCTCATCGAGGGCGTGACCAACCTTCTGCGCGACGTGCTGGGCAAGAACCCGCAGACCACGGTGGTGGTCATCGAGGAGGTGCCCACGGACAACTGGGGCATCGGCGGGGAGACGGTCACCGTGCGCCGCAAGCGCGGGTCCTGA
- a CDS encoding YajG family lipoprotein, producing the protein MKRFATFLLALLCAGLLASCSGVPAQSVNLKPEIKAPSGNVGKGKAVALRVVDARADRVVGYRNTDGSHGAPITVEGDLAQSVGQPLGRMLTSLGFEPAPYKDGAARSLTVTIRELTYNAQALTVTRKVTTKCVLAVRATNGPGTWEGNFPVSQERELMMAPDENANARLVNEVLSESLSMMMSDPELVQFLGKDSVPSKTIIKE; encoded by the coding sequence ATGAAACGTTTCGCGACTTTTCTGCTCGCGCTCCTCTGCGCCGGGCTTTTGGCCTCCTGTTCGGGCGTTCCCGCCCAGAGCGTGAACCTCAAGCCCGAGATCAAGGCCCCCAGCGGCAACGTGGGCAAGGGCAAGGCAGTGGCCCTGCGCGTGGTGGACGCCCGCGCCGACAGGGTGGTGGGCTACCGCAACACCGACGGCTCCCATGGCGCGCCCATCACCGTGGAAGGCGACCTGGCCCAGTCCGTGGGGCAGCCCCTGGGCAGGATGCTCACATCCCTGGGCTTCGAGCCCGCCCCCTACAAGGACGGCGCGGCCCGCAGCCTGACCGTGACCATCCGGGAGCTCACCTACAACGCCCAGGCCCTGACCGTGACCCGCAAGGTGACCACCAAGTGCGTGCTGGCCGTGCGGGCCACCAACGGCCCCGGCACCTGGGAGGGCAACTTCCCCGTGAGCCAGGAGCGCGAGCTGATGATGGCCCCGGACGAGAACGCCAACGCGCGTCTGGTCAACGAGGTGCTCTCCGAGTCGCTCTCCATGATGATGAGCGACCCGGAGCTGGTGCAGTTCCTCGGCAAGGACTCGGTGCCCAGCAAGACCATCATCAAGGAATAG
- the obgE gene encoding GTPase ObgE — protein MRFVDEAVITVKSGNGGRGCVAFRREKFIAFGGPNGGDGGKGGDVIFRVSPSLLTLYDLRLKRRYEARNGQMGLGSQCNGKNADDQVVEVPQGTLIYEITEEGEHLAADLTDIGQEWVAAKGGRGGKGNMHFKTSTNRAPRFAQPGEPGEEKRLRLELRLLAEVGIIGLPNAGKSTLISAISAAKPKIANYPFTTLTPNLGVIQGEDGMQLVAADIPGLIEGAHTGQGLGHDFLKHVSRTRLLVHLLSAEETQADDPFAGFSLVDDELVRFDPELAKRPQLRAVNKVDLLGPERLEELRQAARDRGLDLRFISAKEGAGLEKLVEEMWRLSAALKKEEEQ, from the coding sequence ATGCGATTCGTTGACGAGGCGGTCATCACCGTCAAATCAGGCAACGGCGGCCGCGGCTGCGTGGCCTTCCGGCGCGAGAAATTCATTGCCTTCGGCGGCCCCAACGGGGGCGACGGAGGCAAGGGCGGCGACGTGATCTTCCGCGTCTCCCCCAGCCTGCTCACCCTTTACGACCTGCGCCTCAAGCGCCGCTACGAGGCCCGCAACGGCCAGATGGGCCTGGGCAGCCAGTGCAACGGCAAGAACGCGGACGACCAGGTGGTGGAGGTGCCCCAGGGCACCCTGATCTATGAGATCACCGAGGAGGGCGAGCACCTGGCCGCCGACCTGACCGACATCGGGCAGGAGTGGGTGGCCGCCAAGGGCGGGCGCGGCGGCAAGGGCAACATGCACTTCAAGACATCCACCAACCGCGCCCCGCGCTTCGCCCAGCCCGGCGAGCCCGGGGAGGAGAAGCGCCTGCGCCTGGAGCTGCGCCTGCTGGCCGAGGTGGGCATCATCGGGCTGCCCAATGCGGGCAAGTCCACTCTGATTTCGGCGATCTCGGCGGCCAAGCCCAAGATCGCCAACTACCCGTTCACCACCCTGACCCCCAACCTGGGGGTCATCCAGGGCGAGGACGGCATGCAGCTCGTGGCGGCGGACATCCCGGGGCTGATCGAGGGCGCGCACACCGGGCAGGGCCTGGGGCACGACTTCCTCAAGCACGTCTCGCGCACGAGGCTGCTGGTGCACCTGCTCTCCGCCGAGGAGACCCAGGCCGACGACCCCTTCGCCGGGTTCTCCCTGGTGGACGACGAGCTGGTCCGCTTCGACCCGGAGCTGGCCAAGCGCCCGCAGCTGCGCGCCGTGAACAAGGTTGACCTGCTCGGCCCCGAACGGCTGGAGGAGCTGCGCCAGGCCGCCCGCGACAGAGGGCTGGACCTGCGCTTCATCTCCGCCAAGGAGGGAGCCGGGCTTGAAAAACTCGTTGAAGAGATGTGGCGGTTGAGCGCCGCCCTGAAGAAGGAGGAAGAACAATGA
- a CDS encoding flavodoxin family protein: MSKKVVFIHGSPRKKGNTLALAEVAREALAESGIASDVIDAARLEFKYPGCIACYKCQQSPEYGCHIDDALARAVKSLPEYDAVVLATPIYWFSYPAQVKMLVDRIFSLVKFGQNHEFFSPLSGKPWALLATAGGQLENNLLELEKQWRIPAGLLGCEFVSMLFPTCHYEPGKIVEDPAPVARAHAFGLRLAGML, from the coding sequence ATGTCCAAGAAGGTCGTTTTCATCCACGGAAGCCCGCGCAAGAAGGGCAACACCCTGGCCCTGGCCGAGGTGGCCCGCGAGGCCCTGGCCGAGTCCGGCATCGCCTCGGACGTCATCGACGCGGCGCGCCTGGAGTTCAAGTACCCGGGCTGCATCGCCTGCTACAAGTGCCAGCAGAGCCCCGAATACGGCTGCCACATCGACGACGCGCTGGCCCGGGCCGTGAAGTCCCTGCCGGAGTACGACGCGGTGGTCCTTGCCACGCCCATCTACTGGTTCAGCTACCCCGCCCAGGTGAAGATGCTCGTCGACCGCATCTTCAGCCTGGTGAAGTTCGGGCAGAACCACGAGTTCTTCAGCCCCCTCTCCGGCAAGCCCTGGGCCCTGCTGGCCACGGCCGGCGGCCAGCTGGAGAACAACCTGCTGGAGCTTGAAAAGCAGTGGCGCATCCCGGCCGGGCTGCTGGGCTGCGAGTTCGTGTCCATGCTCTTCCCCACCTGCCACTATGAGCCGGGCAAGATCGTCGAGGACCCGGCCCCCGTGGCAAGGGCCCACGCCTTCGGCCTGCGCCTGGCCGGGATGCTCTAG